TAGGAGCTGTAAGAAAGCGATTCATCTTCAAAATGGAAACGCTTTTCCTGTTGCGCCAGATTGTTGATACCGAAAGGCTCACTGCGATAATTGATCGCGCGCGCCGAAGGACGGTAAGCGTCAGTCATCGGATCGCGTTGCGGAATCATCTCGCCATGTCGGTTCAAAGGTCGGAAAGATTCGTCGCCAACTTCGTGATAGAAAATAACGAACTCACGAAAATCTCTTCGCTCTTCGTTAGCGATCATGACTTCCCAGCCGTTCCACATGGGCGTGCCATCGAAAGGGCTGAGGTAGGTGGAGCCAACCGGCTCTACCATGAATGCGCCAATCAATCCCAACGAAGACGGATCACGACCCGCATGACTCTGAATCATATGCGCGCCTTCCTGCTCGTCAATCGGGATGTACCATTCAAATTCCTGCGTTTCACCGGAAGGAATGATCGCGCCAGGAGTCGCGGCGGTTGCCGGTTGACCCGTGGAGCTGATGATCATTGCCGAACCGTTGACCTGGAATCCGATGTCCTCGTCTTCCACTTCGTTCGTTACCTTGAAGCGTACACAATCGCCCTGGTTGCCGCGGATCGCCATCGGTTGAATCGCGTCGCCCTGCAAACCATTGCTCAACGCGCCCGGATCCATTTCGGTATCGTCTTCGCGCGCCGCTCGATTGAGTTCTTCTTCTGCCCGAACTTTGTCAATATCGTCGGTCAGAACGTACATATATCCGGGGAAATAATCTCCCCACTGGTTCAACGTGATCTCTACGTTGATCGCAGTGATATCGTATACTTTAGTGGGAACGCCGCTCGGACAATGAGCGCCCTTATACACTTTGGCCGCCGCTTCAGAAGGTCCGAGCAAAAAGCTCTGGCCCAATTGATGCGCCGCCCAGGAATCATGAAACCCGCCGCCCGAAGACGCCGGAGACGCATGCTCCTTGATTTTGTCCTGGAGCTGGCCCATTAACTTCATCCAGGTTTTGTTAAGTTGCTCCTGGTTGCCATCAAGACCGCTCATAACCTCCTCGTAATCGACTTGGTTTTCGAGCTTCTTCAACCAGGTTGGCCGGTCCACGCCGTCATTATGACCTGCATGCCCGTCCGGCGAGTGACCATGATCTGCCACTATTCCCGCAAATGCAGGAGCCGAAAAGGTTAGCAGAGAAGCCAAAATGACAAGCACGTGCCATATCTTCCGGCTTCTTTTGACACGAACAATCATGTGGTTTCCTCCCTAATGTTTCCACCTCTAACGGTGGATGTTAATAAAACCAAAATTCCCCCTTTTTATGATCAAGCCCTTATAAAATGGACGCTTCATAAGGGCAAATCAAGACGTAGGAATAGCCCTGCGAATAGTCGGCAACAATATCATTTTTAGTGATCGCGTACAAGAGTCAAATGCAATTTTTCGTCATTTCTGAGAATCGTCAAAAACGTAGGAGAACCGATCTGAATTTTATCCATTATTTTATTAAATTCCCATTTTCCAAGGACTTGCTGACCGTTCACTGAAGTGATGAGATCGCCTTTATTAACGCCTCTTTGATCCGCGGAACTCCCTATTACTACCTTTGAAACAACAATTCCTTTTAAACCCTTCAAATAGTACTGTTTACCTATTTCCCCGCCAAGATTTTCGACAAAGATTCCCATAGCGGGAAGCTCGTCCGTATTCCTTCCCTCGGACACAATCTGCGAAGCGAGTTTGACCATGACCGGTACGCGCTTGCCTTCTCGAAACAGCTCGACCTTGACAGACTGCCCGGGGCTGACCGATCCGATCAAACGAATCAGTTTGTTGGGTGAGTCAACCTTGCTTCCACCTATTTTCAATATGATGTCGCCCACCCGTATGCCTGCAGCATGCGCCGGGTCTCCATCAAACACAGCGTTGACGAGAACGCCCTCATCTCTTTCGATTCCAAGTTTTTCGGCAAGTTCGTCGGGCAAAGGATCGATACTCACTCCCAGCCAGCCGCGCTGGACTTTTCCATGGGCCACCAGTTGGGCGATGATTCTTTGAACGATGTTAGATGGAATAGCAAAGCCGATACTTTGCGCGTAATTGATGATAGCTGAGTTGATTCCGACGACCTCTCCTTTCAAATTCAGAAGCGGGCCGCCGCTATTTCCCGGATTGATGGAGGCGTCGGTTTGAATGAAATCTTCATAGCGCGATAAATTAATATTCTCGCGATTGAGTCCGCTGACAATGCCAAAGGTAAGAGTGTCGTGTAAACCGTATGGATTGCCGATGGCGAATACGAACTGTCCGACCTTGAGCTTACTTGAATCTCCAAAAACAGCGGTGGGCAAGGGGTTTTCCGTTTTGATGCGCACGACCGCCAGATCGGTGTCTTCATCCGTTCCAACAATCTCGCCGATATGATCTTCCCCGCTCAACAAGGTCACTTGTATTTTTTGCGAGGTCTTGACGACATGACTGTTCGTTACAATCAATCCTTTCACGCCATCGAATATGACGCCGGAACCGGCATTGGCGGCGCGACCGCCTTCCTGACCGTGTCGGCGGATCGAGGGCGAGGGTGGAACGTAAGGCGATAGATTAACGACGGTGGGACGGGCCTTTTCTGATAAGGCGACCAATTCCTCTTCCGCTTGCTGAAGGATGGACAACTGACTGCTTTGCGAATAGCCGATTCCGGGAACCATCAGGCATAGAATGAACAATAACGTTGGGAATTTCTTCAAGGTTATTTAATGCCTCCGGAGTGGACCGTTTTATGTGCGGGTGGATGTATGACGGCGCTTATCCAAATTGAATTGAAACAAAACTGATCGGTAAATGCCTTGCAAAGCTTAACAACAGGAGCTGAAAATCATCGCTCTTTCTTGAATAAATCCATAACTATAAAAAACCACCTCCAAAGTCAAGGATTTTCAAAACCCCTGCAAGTTCGCATATTCCACATATTGTCTTTCTCTAAGCGTTAGACGAAGGCGCGTCAATTTGCTAAAATACTTATATTCACGCTATTGGAGATGAGAAATGGAAATTGATGCAAAACGGTTTGAGTCAATGCCGGTGATGGAAATCCTGCAATGGACGATCAAAACCTTTGATAAAAAAGCCGGGCTGGCTTCAAGCTTTGGCATGGAAGATATGGTACTGCTCGATATGCTGAGCCGACTTGAGGGGGATATCACCGTATTCACTCTAGACACAGGCCGACTCCCGGAAGAGACCTACGAGATCATGGACCGCGCTCGCAATAAATATAAAATCAATATTGAAGTTTTCTTTCCTGAGCAGAAGGCGACGGAACAACTGGTGCGCGAGAAGGGATTCTATTCCTTCCGGGAAAGCGTGGACAACCGCAAGGAATGTTGTTTTATCCGCAAGGTGCAACCTCTGAAACGCGCTCTGTCCGGCCTCGATGCCTGGGTCACTGGCTTGCGCAGGGAGCAGAGCGTCACGCGAACGGATTTGTTCAAGGTCGCCAATGATCCTGACAATCCGTCTCTCGTGAAAATCAATCCGCTAGCGGACTGGACCGTTAAACAGGTGGAAGATTATATTCGGGACAACAACGTACCCGTCAATGCCCTGCATGAAAAAAATTACCCCAGTATCGGTTGCGCCCCTTGTACGCGGGCGGTTGCTGAAGGGGAAGATATAAGGGCGGGTCGCTGGTGGTGGGAAAACCCGGAACATAAAGAATGCGGCTTGCACATCAAACGCTGAGCCTCAACGGGATGTTGAAGGCGCGGACGCTTCTTTTATCACTTGCGCTACCAAAGGCATGACCTGACGGGCCGCGCTCATGGATCGTCTGAAAATATTGCGATCCGCTTTATCGCGTGAAAAAACCTGCTGTATCTGGGCCATGAATCGTTTCAACAAATCCGGCAGTAGTTGCCATGACAGAATCATGACCTTGAACAACTCCGGGGCGCCTCCCCCGGGCGAATCCTGATTCCCAAAGCGGCTCTGCAAAGACTGCTTGATATCCAAAGGGGACGTTGTCCGCGTAAAGATCAGGGATATCCAGATCATGACGATCAATCGAAGGCTCATCTGCAGGGTCGGCTCGACGAACTGCATCACATCCACTAGGCCGACCCGCCCTCCCCCGCCGCTCAGCGACGGTTCCTGAAAAAACAGGGAGGCTCCTGCCATCATCACAATGAATACCCGAAACGAGCGCAAGGCGGCCAAAGCCGAGAAAAAACTTTGCCCTGACAAACGCCAGAAAATCCATACCAGCGAAGCGACTCCGGCAAGCCCCCAGCCCTTGCTAACGCCCGCCGCAATGAACAGCGCAAAACAAAGCGCCAGCTTTTTTTCAACGGATACCGTATGAACCGGGCTGTTGCCCGCCCGATACGCCCCGCCATCTAAATTTTGAAACTGATGCAAATCTGTCATAGACTCCCATGATAAATCAGAATCGAAAGAGTTCCAACTCGGCTTTTTTCAACACAACGAATGCATCATAATGACCAACGAACAAATCATCCTCAAAACGCGGGACTTTATAGAATCTCGGCTCGCTGGCGACAGCTCCGGGCACGACTGGCTCCATATCGAACGAGTGTGGAAACTGGCGCAAACCCTTGCCAAGGCCGAAGGAGCCAATCCAGACATTGCGCAACTGGGCGCGCTGTTACACGATGTGGCGGACTGGAAATTCTACGACGGAGACGACAGTGAAGGTCCGCGCCAGGCGCGCCAGTGGCTGGAGTCGCTGAACGCGCCGGAAGAGTTGACCCGGCAGGTCTGCGATATCGTTGCAGGAGTTTCCTACAAGGGCGCTGGAACCGAAACGCCTATGACCACTCTGGAGGGCAAGGTCGTGCAGGACGCGGATCGGCTGGACGCCATCGGGGCCATCGGAATCGCTCGCGCATTCGCCTACGGCGGCGCGCATGATCGACTGATCTTTGATCCCGCCGAGGCGCCGCAAATGCATTCCAATTTTGAGGAATACAAAAAAAACAAAGGGCACACGATCAATCATTTCCATGAAAAACTGCTTTTGCTCAAAGACCGCATGTTGACCGAAACGGGCACGCGCATGGCCGCAGAGCGACACCGCTTCATGGAAATTTATCTCGAACAATTTCATGAGGAATGGGATGGCCAACGTTGACAGCGTCGTCGAAGCGGCAAAACTACTGGTAAGAGCGAAACGCGTTTTATTTCTCACCAGCGCGGGAATGAGCGCTGACTCCAACATTCCCACCTTTCGCGACAAAGAAGGCTATTGGAGAAATTTCCCTCCGTTTCGGGAAAAAAATCTGGAGGCGCAGGACCTTGCAAGCCCCTGGGCGTTTCGCAATGAATTGCCGCACGCCTGGGCGTTTTATGAATGGCGAAGGCGCAACGCAACAGAAAACACGCCGCATGAAGGCTACGCGATCATCAACGAATGGATGGCAAACCGCTTCGAAGATTCGTTCATTCACACCACCAACACCGACGGTTATCACCTCCGATCCGGCGCTCCGCTCGAATCGGTCATGGAAGTGCATGGCTCCATGTGGCGCCTGCAATGTCTTGATGTTTGCACCCAGGAATACTGGCCCGAAGAAACCAGCCCGCTTTGCGAGTTGGACCTGGACACGATGAAAGCGTCCAACTACCCGACTTGTAAAAATTGTGGAGCGATTGCCCGTCCACATA
This window of the Candidatus Nitrohelix vancouverensis genome carries:
- a CDS encoding PDZ domain-containing protein, with the protein product MKKFPTLLFILCLMVPGIGYSQSSQLSILQQAEEELVALSEKARPTVVNLSPYVPPSPSIRRHGQEGGRAANAGSGVIFDGVKGLIVTNSHVVKTSQKIQVTLLSGEDHIGEIVGTDEDTDLAVVRIKTENPLPTAVFGDSSKLKVGQFVFAIGNPYGLHDTLTFGIVSGLNRENINLSRYEDFIQTDASINPGNSGGPLLNLKGEVVGINSAIINYAQSIGFAIPSNIVQRIIAQLVAHGKVQRGWLGVSIDPLPDELAEKLGIERDEGVLVNAVFDGDPAHAAGIRVGDIILKIGGSKVDSPNKLIRLIGSVSPGQSVKVELFREGKRVPVMVKLASQIVSEGRNTDELPAMGIFVENLGGEIGKQYYLKGLKGIVVSKVVIGSSADQRGVNKGDLITSVNGQQVLGKWEFNKIMDKIQIGSPTFLTILRNDEKLHLTLVRDH
- a CDS encoding phosphoadenylyl-sulfate reductase — its product is MPVMEILQWTIKTFDKKAGLASSFGMEDMVLLDMLSRLEGDITVFTLDTGRLPEETYEIMDRARNKYKINIEVFFPEQKATEQLVREKGFYSFRESVDNRKECCFIRKVQPLKRALSGLDAWVTGLRREQSVTRTDLFKVANDPDNPSLVKINPLADWTVKQVEDYIRDNNVPVNALHEKNYPSIGCAPCTRAVAEGEDIRAGRWWWENPEHKECGLHIKR
- a CDS encoding HD domain-containing protein, coding for MTNEQIILKTRDFIESRLAGDSSGHDWLHIERVWKLAQTLAKAEGANPDIAQLGALLHDVADWKFYDGDDSEGPRQARQWLESLNAPEELTRQVCDIVAGVSYKGAGTETPMTTLEGKVVQDADRLDAIGAIGIARAFAYGGAHDRLIFDPAEAPQMHSNFEEYKKNKGHTINHFHEKLLLLKDRMLTETGTRMAAERHRFMEIYLEQFHEEWDGQR
- a CDS encoding iron dicitrate transport regulator FecR; translation: MANVDSVVEAAKLLVRAKRVLFLTSAGMSADSNIPTFRDKEGYWRNFPPFREKNLEAQDLASPWAFRNELPHAWAFYEWRRRNATENTPHEGYAIINEWMANRFEDSFIHTTNTDGYHLRSGAPLESVMEVHGSMWRLQCLDVCTQEYWPEETSPLCELDLDTMKASNYPTCKNCGAIARPHILMFGDGDYVGHAGQEAHFVEFLQQPVDLGILIGSSGAVPTNDYIASRLQSAGARIININPDLSANRIVNTDHFISLPSKAALTQLNDLI